Proteins from a genomic interval of Desulfovulcanus ferrireducens:
- the pstB gene encoding phosphate ABC transporter ATP-binding protein PstB — MGKKLKIRVRDLDFYYGNFQALHKISMDIFAQEVTALIGPSGCGKSTFLRCINRMNDLIPGTKVEGELTLEGEDIYAPKIDVVEIRRRVGMVFQKPNPFPKSIFENVAYGLRVNGIKDKEFIAHKVEESLKMAALWDEVKDRLHSSALGLSGGQQQRLCIARALAVEPEVLLMDEPASALDPIATQKIEELIFELKKKFTIIIVTHNMQQAARVSEVTAFFYMGKLIEIDATDRIFTRPKEKQTEEYITGRFG, encoded by the coding sequence AAAATACGGGTTAGAGACTTGGATTTTTACTATGGGAATTTTCAGGCTCTGCATAAAATATCCATGGACATCTTTGCACAAGAGGTCACAGCTTTGATCGGACCTTCCGGATGTGGCAAAAGCACTTTTTTGCGCTGCATTAACCGGATGAACGATTTAATCCCCGGGACAAAGGTGGAAGGCGAGTTAACTCTTGAAGGCGAGGATATTTATGCGCCAAAAATAGATGTAGTCGAAATCAGGCGTAGGGTAGGGATGGTTTTCCAAAAGCCCAATCCTTTCCCTAAATCTATTTTCGAGAACGTGGCCTATGGATTACGAGTTAACGGTATTAAAGATAAGGAGTTTATTGCCCATAAAGTTGAAGAAAGTTTAAAAATGGCTGCCTTGTGGGATGAAGTAAAGGACAGACTGCACAGCTCTGCCCTTGGGCTTTCTGGCGGACAACAGCAGAGATTGTGTATTGCCAGGGCTTTGGCTGTCGAACCAGAGGTTTTGCTTATGGATGAGCCTGCTTCAGCGCTTGATCCCATTGCCACCCAGAAAATCGAGGAACTTATTTTTGAACTGAAGAAAAAATTTACCATCATCATTGTCACCCATAATATGCAGCAGGCAGCGCGTGTCTCTGAGGTAACGGCCTTTTTTTACATGGGTAAGCTTATTGAAATAGACGCTACAGACAGAATTTTTACAAGGCCCAAGGAGAAACAAACTGAAGAATACATAACTGGTAGGTTTGGTTAG
- the phoU gene encoding phosphate signaling complex protein PhoU produces MRKQLHQELDNLKTSVLNMVAQVEQTLKKTIDAFATLDADLAQEVIEGDQVINEMEVEIDELCLKLLALEGPVARDLRFILGCMRICVDLERIGDESVNVAEATIMLSFKPRLPFYDQLQIMGQKANNMLKQAVISFFAPDPDKALQVCRMDFEVDELNSKIIKEIVQYMSKESPAIVRSVHAINIARRFERIADLSTNIAESAVFITRGINIKHYCQFDNRI; encoded by the coding sequence ATGAGAAAACAATTGCATCAAGAATTGGATAATTTGAAAACTAGTGTCCTGAATATGGTTGCTCAAGTTGAGCAAACCCTAAAAAAGACCATTGATGCCTTTGCCACATTGGACGCCGACTTGGCCCAGGAGGTTATTGAAGGTGATCAAGTTATCAATGAAATGGAAGTAGAGATAGACGAGTTGTGCCTGAAGCTTTTAGCCTTGGAAGGACCTGTGGCCAGAGATTTAAGGTTTATTCTTGGATGTATGCGTATTTGTGTGGATTTGGAAAGAATTGGTGATGAATCTGTTAATGTTGCCGAAGCAACGATTATGCTTAGTTTTAAGCCCAGGCTTCCTTTTTATGATCAGCTTCAAATCATGGGGCAGAAGGCCAATAATATGTTAAAACAGGCCGTAATATCTTTTTTTGCTCCTGACCCTGATAAAGCCTTGCAGGTGTGCAGGATGGATTTTGAAGTTGATGAATTAAATTCCAAGATAATTAAAGAAATTGTGCAGTACATGTCTAAAGAAAGCCCAGCTATTGTGCGTTCTGTTCATGCCATAAATATTGCGCGTCGATTTGAGCGTATAGCTGACCTCTCCACAAATATTGCTGAGAGTGCTGTGTTTATTACTCGCGGAATTAATATTAAGCATTATTGCCAGTTCGATAATCGCATCTAG